In Gossypium arboreum isolate Shixiya-1 chromosome 3, ASM2569848v2, whole genome shotgun sequence, the sequence ATATCAGTAGagaaatatgtcagaaagggGAATGATGCTTATCTTGCGTATGTGATGAATACAAAAGTAActgagtcaaagattcaatcagtgccagtagtatgtgaatttcctgatgtattttcagaagaattacctggtttaccactgGATAGAGAAGTGGAGtcctctatagatcttgttccaaGAACGACACCGATATTAATAcaaatcaatttaaaaattttagaatttaacgACTTAATTGAAAGTTAActgttcatattttaattaaattaatgaactttacttttaaatatttaattcatttaaatttaataGAAGTAACATACTAAATAGATGTTTAATCaattttaaatgtatataaatgaataaaaatatatatttaaaatttattaatctttaagattttattttattttatttttgctatAGAAAAGTAGGCACATGGCCTAAACACGGCTAGAGCACATCCTTGGTACTGAGACTCCATAATATCAGCAAAGAAATACTGATTCAAACTTTGTGGAGATTGGTGGATAACATGGAGACCAAAAGGCATAGCCAACCTTGCTAATAATCTTAACATAGATTAGTATAATGTAAATTGAATATCTATTaacttaatattaaataaataataaaattaaagaattaaataagataattttgttaattttaaaaattagaggTAGTACTATTTTAGGTGATGATAAAAACATACAACACTAACGTTAGAAATACTTAGTTTAtccccaaaaagaaaaaaaaattcatacaAAAATGAAAGATGGTACTGTTACATATCTAGTAGTAAACAGGATCACTTATGAAAATGCAGTCATACCTTTCACTAAATTAAGTCTTCCTTgcttgtgtgtatatatataacctatatatatatatgtaatagtaACTCTATATATAAAGGAGATGTTGATCTAGAAGGAAAAAAAGAACTTGTGAAGATTCctagaggaaaaaaaaaaaaaaaaagaattgaagAAGATGGAGGAAATTGGGTGATCTATTTGGGCTCAACTTTTGCAGAAAGTGTGTATCCACCACTGTAGTCGAAAGCATCACTATCACTGACATTGACCTCTTTCTTAGGTAAAGCATCGGCATAAGGATGCCTAAGAGAACCTTTTGCAACTCCGAAATCAGTGGCAGAGGACGAGGCAGAAGTAGTGGAGTTTGTATTCATCCCATCGTTTTGAAGAATGGTTTCAATGGCCTTTACCACGTCGCTCATTGTTGGACGATCTGTAGCTGAATCTTCAACACATTGCATTGCCAACTCCAAGAATTTCCCAAATCCTAGTAGATTTCCCGAGCTTCTTATGCATGGATCCATTAACTCCCTCAATCCGTAATGCTCGTCGTCCTTCGTATCCATCACGCTTCGCACCTCCCGCACTACGTACTTACCTTTCTCGATTGGTTGCTTAGCTGTTATGAGTTCAAGCATTACCACTCCAAAGCTATAAACATCACTCTTCTCGGTTAATTGCTGGGTCATGTAATATTCAGGATCTAAATAACCCTACAATGAAACAAATAAAATTCAAAGATTTTTGGAATCTCTGCATGTTtcattatcatatcatatcatgctATCGAGGGTGAAGCacttatatatataatagaagCATGTTAAAAGGCACTCACCAATGTGCCTTTAACTTGGGTTGAAACATGGCCCTTTGAACTGTCTGATACCAATTTCGACAAGCCAAAGTCCGCAACCTTTGCGGTTAAATTTTCATCCAACAAAATGTTGGTGGACTTAATATCTCTGTGGATAATGGGAGGATTTGCAAGCTCATGTAGGTAAGCTAGACCTCTAGCTGAGCCAAGAGATATCCGGAGTCTCCTTTTCCAGTCAAGATAAATGCCAGATCTCCCTACAACACATGATTCCATGTCAGATATCAGGAGAGCTCATGTTAGGCCTTGTGCATAACTTAAACTTACCAGACAGGCTCTCTCGAAGTGTTCCATTGGCCATAAATTCATAAACCAGCATTTGCTCTCCTTGATCAAAACAAAACCCAACAAGACCGACAAGGTTTTTGTGATGAACTCTGGAAAGTAATTCAATTTCAGTCTTGAATTCAAGCCCACCCTGCATTGATCCATGCTGAGCTCTTTTAATTGCCACAGATTGTCCATCAGAGAGCGTTCCTTTGTATACCTGAATAGGACATAAAGGCTATCTCAGCAGCTGCAAACAGTAATTCATACAATCCCTACAGCAAACTTGGATATTTACCTTCCCATACCCTCCATATCCTAGTTCATTGCTTTCAGAAAAATTATTAGTGCACTTCTTAAGTTCATCATAAGAAAACCACCTTGCTCCTTTCAACTGTGGTGCACCCCCACTGTCTTTGCCGCTTGGTGCCCAGGATGCTGGAAGATATAGAAGATCAATACACAAGAAACAATTCCACAGTAATGAAAGCCCGTTCCTACCTACACCAAGCTGTTAAAATAGGAAACACACTGATTCCAAGTGTTACTTACCAAATGGGTTACTCAATCCGATAGCTTTTTCTGCACGTTTCTTTTGCCGAACAGCATATATTCCAACTCCAACGAGGCCTAGAACCAAAATGGCTGCCCCAGTTGCTACAGAAATGATTACTCCTTTGCTAACAGAAGTTCCATGTGAGGCTGAAGcatattttatatttgatttgTCAATCTGTTGCTTATACAGAAAAGATCAAAGTTATATAGTCTTGATAGTAAAGTCAAAAGTTACCTGGGAAAGGATAAGGAGAAGCAATGAAATAGTATGGTCCAAACTCTGGAGGAGGCTTGTAGGTTTGATTACTCAAATCAAATCCAATTCTCAGAACTTCAGATCTATTGAAGTATTCTCCGCTGGATGGAAAGAGTGCCAGCTGAATCTGAAGATAGTCATCGACATTGAAGAAGGGATTCTGAAGAAAAACTGAACCAGGTGTTAGGCCTAATTTGACCCAAAGGCTCATTTCTAATGAGTGGAACATATTCACATTAGACAGTTCCCTGAACATGGGTCCTCTGAAATACAATGTTCCTTCAAATGGATAGGCACATTCACAGCTTTGAGGGCTCAGCTTCTGATCAATGGGACATGATTTACTTCCACAATTAGCTAGGCTGGTGGAATAGGGCTTTGTATTTTGTTGCTGGATCTGACAGAAATTAGTATTCGAGATAGCAGTTGTGCACACAGGATTGCCTATAAGTCTGAATCAAGAAATAACATACTAAACAAATTAAGCATGGTTATCATTCTAGCTGATGAAAATTAACTCCCATGAAATGTCTtacattaaagtatttgaataTCCAGATCCCAGAGTTATGGAGGAAATCTGGTTGTTCTGCAAATCAACAAGTTGAAGTTGAGTGCCAACACTATCACCCAGGTTCAATGTGCCATTGAAGGCATTGTTTCGTAGTTTCCTGTCAAAGGATCAAGATAACCTGCACTTAGTCATGCACCTTCTCTTTTTCTTAAACATTATAGATTTGTGAAATGGGAACTCTGGGTTTGAGTCAATACTCACACTTGCTGTATCTGTGGGAAGCTGAAAAGCTTTTCTGGTACGGGCCCTCGTAGTGATCCATGTTCAATAACACTGCACATTATAAAAATTTACAGTGAATTTTCATAAACAGTTGAAAAGGAAGACTTGGAATACTTTTTGGTGACTAAATTACGCACAGAGTGGTGAGCGACGATAAGGTTGAGAACCAAACTGGAGCTTCTGTTGGGTCAAATGAATTATTACTAAGATCCCTGTAAAATCAGATGGATCAGGtttgaggatccattactatggAAACAACATAGACCATCAACCTGAAGGATTGGAACTCCTATCATTAGACTTACACATAATTGAGGGTATTCATTGAGGTTAAGTCTGGTAAAGGGCCTGTAAGATTATTGTGTGCTAAATTCCTGAAAGGAAGCAAAATTTGCATCAGGAAATATGTTCATTAACCACAGTATAATCAAActgaaaagataaaattaaatactCACAATTCATTGATGTTTGTAAGGTTGTTGAGATTTGAAGGGACCTCTCCCCACAAAGCATTTCGATCCAGTCGACTGTTGTGGATAGGATACATTGCAGTTGGTGTTAAGAAAGGAAAACTAATAGAATCAAGTAGTGGCGCAAAGGAAAGAAAATCAAGTTTAGGTGTTTTCTTTTACTCACAGAACTTCAAGAGTCTGAACATGTCCTAATGTGGATGGGATGTTCCCAGTTAATTGGTTTCCATCAAATAGTCTGTCATTGGAACACTAGGAACCATTAGGAGGAGTGCTGTGCTGCCAAACAAACCATATTGATGGATGGATGGATATCAACTTACATGTGTATTAGTACCATCTCAGAGCTGAAAAGTTTTGGGGGAATGGCACCCGAAAgcttatttttattgaaatggCTGCaagtttacaaaaaaaaaaaagaaaaaaaaaaagaaagaggaagCTCTTACTTCATAAAATACTCAATGGTCTTAACATTAACCACACCAAAGTGAAGGTAAGCTGGAAAAGTAACTTACAAATGTTTAGCCTTTAAAAGGAGGTCCAATCCAGGGGAGGTGGGTGTTGAAACTGGGATAGCTCCCACCAGCTGATTGTCAGCAAGATCCAGCCAATACAGTTTAGAGAGCTTTCCCAATGAGGGAGGAATTTTGCCAGTGAAATTGTTTGAATTCAGGGCCCTGCATATGAAAATGCATGAAGGTTTAGAATTTCCAATGCCACTGATATATTCTATATAAATACTATTGGCAATTCTTACAAGAAGGATAGCTCTGCAAGATTTCCAAGTTCTTCTGGAATATTACCAGTGAAACCACATCCAGCTAGAATTCTGAAGAACAGAATACAAAGAAAATGTAACAACAAGATAGTTGCAGTTGAAACTTGGATTCATCAAATCAGTAAAGTAGCATTCTTACAGGATATTAAGCTTTTCCAAATCCCCCAGTCGTGGCGACAGAGAACCGGTGAGATCCCGATTAAATGACAGGTCCCTACAGTAAAATTATGTTAAAAGTGAGAAGGTAGTAGATTTGAGTGAGAATTGCTAATGTAACAATGTAGTTCAGTTGTAAATTCAATTGTGGGTTCAAAGAAAACTCACAAGGATCTCAATTCAGTTAGGCCCCCAATGTCACCACTTAGTTTCCCTTTAAGACCCATGGTTGATAATCCCCTGAGAATGAGATCACATGAGTATATGGTAATGAGCACTAGAAGCGAACAAAATATGACCATCCACTCACAGTGCAGTCACCCTTGAGCTGTTGCATGTGACTCCTTCCCATGCTGCTCCACAAGGATCATCTGACTTATCCCAGCTTGGAGGTGTATTTTGCCATGAATCTTTCAAAGATTGGAGAGCAGCAGCTGCAAAAGCACCACTTTGATTACATTCCCAACAACCATACAGAAACACTTAATAAATGATGATTTTAAATATTTCGCTCAGATGTCCATtggaaattaacaataaaattttcTGATGCTATCACAGAAAAGAACATTCAATGAAACTGGAAAGCAGAATCTATACATTTTATAAAAcagtgtatatatattatatatcaaACAGCTTGAAGACACAAAGTAAAACCAAATCAAGAAATGAAGAACAAGGATATAGTAATCACCATCGTGAGGGTCTGTAACAGCAGAAAGGAAGGCAATATTTGCAGCAAAGAAAAGCAGGAATAAGAGCAATGAAAAGGGTGTCATGGCTGAAACTTTGGGTCGGCAATGGCTAATTGGCTAGTGGTTTTCAGTGCAGAGTTTGAAGGTCCACAGTCATGTTGAAACAGGAATAACAAGCATGGACAATTTTCAGCATGTTGTCCTTATGCGAACATATATGAGATTGAGATGATGGAGTAGGTGCGGTGCAGCAACAAACGAGAAACAAGGCAGTGAGCAATGTGGCCATTGGCAATGGCCTACCCTTTCTTTTCACTACTTCCTTTAATTGATTTGCCTTAGCTTTGAAGCTAATTTAAGTACCCCCCAACACAGCTTTAAACAAGGCCAGTTTGAAGCTATCATCATCGTAGTCATCATCACTTTTTCAATTAGAAATAAAAGTGGAAAAAGTGACCAAATTCTGTTTAGCATTTGATTTCAGAAATAGGCTTGTTTGCTACGCTGGCCTGGCCTGCCCTACCACCATGGCCTTTTTAGCACAAAGCACCTTCTCAACTTTTTACAGCGGCCAATGGAATTCATTTCTGAGCCTGGTTTAAGACAAAAGAAAGAATATTTTACAATAATTATTGCTTGCTATGGATATAAATGGAATGGATCACATTAATTTCCATTGAAGCAAACAAGCAAAAAGCTCAATGTTTGGTAATTACATGGTAGGTGCAGACTAGTGGGTCCCTTCCTGCCCTGCTCTTACCTTCAGTCTTCAACCATCAACGCATGCTAATGCcaattattttatgactcaaatatgagacaTAAAGTTCCATATTTATGAAATATCTTACCAAATATGTCAAATTCTTCGtacaatttttttctataaaaaaaaacGTTGGTCATGGAAATTGTTTTGCCTggccaaaaatatatatatatatatatatatatatatattccattTCACTCTAAATAGAGCTAGTTTCTATGTggtcatttaaatttttttatcaattaaatTATACAAATGATGACCCAATTGCgctagtgttttttttttttgatttaagCATTAATGTTTGAATtcatttctattttggtcacttgTCGTTATATTGATAACGGAAAATGCaataaaattatacaaatagtatacaataaaattatataaataatttaatatttgtaaaaaataatttttcactTTGACTagcataattttaattttaataaatttggtAAATGATTTGATCCTAAATCAATTAGTGATACGTATTGCTTATTgtgaatttaaaaattaaaaaataattaaaataaatagaacaCATCAAAATCTCttacttataaaattaaaaatatatatcttTATCGatgtaacaaaaggaaatttaattaattatttcacattttttttatgaaaactaAATGTGCATAATTTTTTCTTACATGATTATTAAATgaacaattaaatttttaaaagtcatAATTTTAACTCTGAATTTAACTTCCAATTTCAAAGATAAACTTAAGAAATGACTGCTGCTGGACGAAAAAGAAGAGAAGATGGCGTTGATGGGGAGGGGGGTTTCTCATCCTCTACAAAAATATCAACATCAACATGTGAGCCTTGGGCCTACATCCAACAACTTAAGTTTAAAATTGTTCATTTGAAGCCTATTTTCTTAATACGAGTTTTCATGGTTCAAAATAATTTTGaatgttaaatattatatttaaatataattttatattaccCTTTTACGGAAAAAttatcatattttcttattttaactGTTTTTCTCAAAATTCGATACATAAATCAATTAAATATCATAATTCATAATAAATCTTTAATATAAGTCTTTAAGTGGTGGgaattatttttccctttttgtaaaaaataaaaaattataatttagtccctaaacatttcaaaatttacaatttgatccttttattacattttcacttttaaattcttttcaaaaattttccatctCAATTATCAAATTTGATTCTATAAGATTCCCTCATCCAACttattttccaaattttctcattaATTCATTATATACATTTCAGGAATAGTGCCACGTGTCCAGAAAAAAAATGGTTTATTACAATAGTCGAACGTGGAAGATGAGAAAATGAATTTTCGCTTTCCACTAAACCATTCTCATATAATTAaccttatttatttaataataaacaataaaatcaATGGCTAATTAAGCCTTCATACAAAAGATAATGGAAATCAATGGCCTTGATCATGCTTGCCCACTAAGTCTATTAATTATTGATTAATTTTTTCAAGGACAAGGAAAATTGCTAATCAAGGACATGCACAAAGcttcaataaaaaaaaatctcattatACTCACCTTATAATTTAGTTCTTATATTGTTAGTAAAACAACTTAATctatttaattactatttgactttatttattaatcttataTTCAACTCACTAATTTCTCAAACCAAGTTTAAAGCATTTAGCCTTGAACCAGGTTTTCTAACAATGATGAAAATCGGATCGTTACAATTAATTCTTTTTAGCTCATTTATTCATAGTTGGGAAATTTACACTTTaagcccctatacttttcaaaatttctaatttagtccttaaagtgaCTTCCATCAACTTAATATTCAATCTAAAACAACCTCATGTTCCAAAATCTTtctcaatttttcattttccttaaTTTGATCAAATTACATTATCATTATTAACTTTTTcaaatttgcaatttagtcctctttCCACATTTTCTCATTCAaaatttactttatttatttccaACAATAGATCCTTATAacctttttgtaacaccccttattcgtattcaacgtcggaacagtatacgaggtattaccggacttacaaaGTAAGCAAATgtacaaatcgagtcataaatttgcatccaaattaaaaccatttgtattcaatcataaagtccctaatacgagcctacgaatcCCAAAACATACTTTGAAAGTGGTTCGGGGCTAAACTTAGTacttaggaaaattttacaaaactaagAGAATTTTTTCTATGatcaggggtcacatgcccgtgcagtttaggacacgcccgtatggttaatttaattttcataaaataggtgcatacttcacacggtcgagacacacgctcatgcctgaggctgtgtccctcacacagttgagacacacgcccgtgtctctacctatgtgctcaattctgagcattctgtttctcaaaattaaggtgcagaggacacacggtcgAAACATATGCCCATGGACTATGAGTCACACACTGcccagacacacgcctgtgtgcctacccatgtggacaaactaaaggctatttactaagtcaTTTGTCgccctcatttacacctacacacacacaagttcaatggcataatccatggcatatttaagcaaccaaaacatccataatcaaggctaaatcatatcattcattaccaacacttaacatatttactatagcatattttaccaaatcaattcaTATCAAACTCACATTCACAAATGTCAACATGAATactttcatcatacataattctACTTAGAATTCCTAGCACACCAAAGGACCAATCTCATCCATTTCACAATAAAtcatttaaccataataaacatATAGCAACCCATTACAAAGCAAATAAACAAAAGGCATTAGCACATATACTTATAGAAATTGGCTTAaaccattttagccaaaataaaccaattacatggctaaataccaaatcaccttaaacaaatataagccaatacatttggccaaatcaaatgacacatataacaaagtgaccaagtccctatgcatgccatattctcaaaatgtttaaaatcattggtacccaaaggactgttgatagtgtgatgcaatcttcGATGATCTCTAATCAGagttagcttggtgacactataaaacatggaaaataaaacggagtaagctatatagcttagtaagctcgtatgaagaaataagcaaccttaccatacattaatcaCACAAGTGATATAACATAAGATAACATAATTTAccataatttaccataatctcatgatcataatgcacttccatcacaacttaccttgaaatcatcatttcataaaataataatcataaactttgagtacatacctataccatctcataataatttcatacttagtCTCATCGTTGTCATACccatgaaccactcggaataataatgttggatacttgggaatttttcaaactaagtgccacatatgtagccaatgctacctcaatctcatatcacatcgTTGCtctataacatcccgaattagagtctagtcggaacaatggtttcgagacgaaaaatctgaaatagaaataattatttgatgatccttgatatgattgcatgtttgtgtgaaattttcatgaagaaattatatacataagatgtttaatttgactttagggactaaatcgaataagttgcaaaacttgtgttctagaatcttcaagcatgaaattgtattgaaatattaattagaggtccttaaatagaaattttaccaagttctaaaaatttagacaaaaatggacatgaataggaaaattttgaaagaaaagccttaagggcattttggtcttttggttaataaaagaataaaaagggaaaaatcaagaaaaaatgatGTCCATCTTCTCTAAGGGTGCCAAAACTTAGGAagtctccatatctagggttttcaacatttcaagcttgattgtaagtgctccctagccccgtttttaatgttctttgcatttttgaagttgtcatcaaccgatctacctatttctagccatattttgagctagggttcatgtatgaaatttgacccatgtgtgacatggt encodes:
- the LOC108457794 gene encoding leucine-rich repeat receptor protein kinase HPCA1, whose product is MTPFSLLLFLLFFAANIAFLSAVTDPHDAAALQSLKDSWQNTPPSWDKSDDPCGAAWEGVTCNSSRVTALGLSTMGLKGKLSGDIGGLTELRSLDLSFNRDLTGSLSPRLGDLEKLNILILAGCGFTGNIPEELGNLAELSFLALNSNNFTGKIPPSLGKLSKLYWLDLADNQLVGAIPVSTPTSPGLDLLLKAKHFHFNKNKLSGAIPPKLFSSEMVLIHILFDGNQLTGNIPSTLGHVQTLEVLRLDRNALWGEVPSNLNNLTNINELNLAHNNLTGPLPDLTSMNTLNYVDLSNNSFDPTEAPVWFSTLSSLTTLVIEHGSLRGPVPEKLFSFPQIQQVKLRNNAFNGTLNLGDSVGTQLQLVDLQNNQISSITLGSGYSNTLILIGNPVCTTAISNTNFCQIQQQNTKPYSTSLANCGSKSCPIDQKLSPQSCECAYPFEGTLYFRGPMFRELSNVNMFHSLEMSLWVKLGLTPGSVFLQNPFFNVDDYLQIQLALFPSSGEYFNRSEVLRIGFDLSNQTYKPPPEFGPYYFIASPYPFPASHGTSVSKGVIISVATGAAILVLGLVGVGIYAVRQKKRAEKAIGLSNPFASWAPSGKDSGGAPQLKGARWFSYDELKKCTNNFSESNELGYGGYGKVYKGTLSDGQSVAIKRAQHGSMQGGLEFKTEIELLSRVHHKNLVGLVGFCFDQGEQMLVYEFMANGTLRESLSGRSGIYLDWKRRLRISLGSARGLAYLHELANPPIIHRDIKSTNILLDENLTAKVADFGLSKLVSDSSKGHVSTQVKGTLGYLDPEYYMTQQLTEKSDVYSFGVVMLELITAKQPIEKGKYVVREVRSVMDTKDDEHYGLRELMDPCIRSSGNLLGFGKFLELAMQCVEDSATDRPTMSDVVKAIETILQNDGMNTNSTTSASSSATDFGVAKGSLRHPYADALPKKEVNVSDSDAFDYSGGYTLSAKVEPK